The genomic DNA cccggctcgaccccccggccccgcgcaccccctcggcggcccgaccccgcggctccggcccggcactgcgcccctggaccccggcccggcactgcgcccctggaccccggcccggcaccgcgcgcccggcaccgcgaccccggcccagccctccctcccgattttcccggacatgcccggcttttggggatttccccccggacggggatttgagcccccaaaagccggacatgtccgggaaaatccggacgtatggtaaccctaacaaactGCCTTCAGACATGCCTGTCTGCCTGAGTTTGTGCCCCACCCAGGGCCCCACCTAAGAAGACCatcagaacggccatagtgggtcagaccaatgtccatctagcccagtatcctgtcttccgacaatggccagtgccagatacttcagaggcagggaacagaacagggcaattatcgagtgattcatcccctgtcatctactcccagcttctgacaatcagaggcttatggacatccagagcatggggttgcgtccttgaccatcttagctaatggccattgatagacctgtcctctaggaacttagctaattctttgctgaacccagttatacttctggcctccacaacatcccctggcaaggagttccacaggctgactgtgcgttgggtgatgaagtacttccctttgtttgttttaaacctgttgcctgttaatttcattgggtgatcctgATTCTTGTCTCATACaaaaaggtaaataacacttcactttctccaccccagtcaagattttatagatctctatcacatccgcccttagtcatctcttttccgagctgaacagtcccagtctttgtaATCTCTCATGCATCGAAGCTCTTCtatacccccaatcatttttgttgccgttCTCTGTACCGTTTCCAGTTTTAATCTCTCTTTTTTAAGAtggaggtgaccagaactgcacgcagtattcaagatgtgggcataccatggatttatatagaggcatcatgatatttactgtcttattatctatccctttcctaatggttcttaacattgttcgcttttttgactgccgctgcacatagagtggtaacagctaattcaaaccccatcattggaattctgttttccaatgtgcattactttgcatttatcaacattaaatttcatctgccactttttgtgagatccctttgtagctcttcgcagtcagctttcgACTTCACTCTCTTCAATAATTTTGTaccatctacaaactttgccacctcactgtttacccctttttccagttcatttatgaaCATGATGAATAGCaccggtcccagtacagacccctgggggaccctgctattttcctctctccactgtaaaaactgaccatttatttccatcctttgtttcctgtctttaaccagttactggtctatgagaggaccttccctcttatcccatgacaacttactttgcttaagagcctttggggagcgaccttgtcagaggctttctgaaaaactaaacacactatatccactggatcatccttttccacatgtttgttgacgcCCTCAAATAattgtaatagattggtgagacgtgatttccctttacaaaatctgtgttgactcttcctcactAAATCATGGTCATCTATGTGTccgacaattctgttctttactgtagtttcaaccagtttgcccagtactgaaattAGGGTCACCGGCctgcaattgccaggatcacctctggagccttttttaaaaattggtgttacgTTAGCTACCCGGCGCAGCCCCCACCTGGGGCCCCAGCTTGGGaactgtgcagcgcccggcacagcCCCCACCCGGGGCCCCAGCTCAGGATcggtgcagcgcccggcacagcCCCCACCCGGGGCCCCAGCTCAGGATcggtgcagcgcccggcacagcCCCCACCCGGGGCCCCAGCTCAGGATccgtgcagcacccggcacagcCCCCACCCAGGGCCCCAGCTCAGGATcggtgcagcgcccggcacagcCCCAGCCCGGGAAtggtgcagcgcccggcacagcCCCCACCCGGGGCCCCAGCTTGGGAAcggtgcagcgcccggcacagcCCCCACCCAGGGCCCCAGCTCGGGAACCGTGCAGTGCCTGGAATGGTGGGGGCCCTCCCTGCACCCGGGGCCTGCGGGTACCACCACTTAGTACAGGTGCAGTATCGGTTCTGACCAGAAGCCCAGCACGGTGGAGCTGACCTGCAGACAGCCCTTGCTCCCTTCACACACCCCCGCCCGCGCCACCTGCTACTTCAGCACATCCCGGCCGCTCAACACACCTGGCAGTGCAAGGCGGAGCCCAGTTCAAAGTGCTCCCAGCCAGTAGCCCCTGGGCAGGGCAGTGGCGGGGACACAGTGGGCCGGGCGACACGCAGAAGCGCTAAGGGCGTGCGTTACCGTTGGGGAGCTGACAAGACCATCCGCAGCTTGTCTGGCAGCACTTGAGGTTCTCCTCGCAGTCGCTGTCGGCCTGGCATTGCTCCGTGCAGTTAGCCGCCTCCACCACTGTGTCTGGGCACACGCCCTCTTTCTCTGAAATGGGAAAGGCCCACGGTGTAGCCAGGGTCACACTGGTCCCCGGGAGAGGGCCAGGCTGTGGGCCCGGAGGGCAGCGAATGCATCCCCTGTCCCCGAGGACCAGGGCTCACAGACATTGTTCATGGCGAGAGGCCCTGGAGCACCTGAAAGCTAGAGGATGTGGGGCCAGGTCCTGGCTCCATCCTGGCTCTCAATGCACAAGACCCCCTCCCCTGGGGGTCCCTCCAGCCGAAGGGCTGCGTACATAGGACCGGTGCCCTCGGCAGGGACATGGGATGGGGCGTGACGTTCCTACTCACTGGTAATGTTCTGGCCAGATGCAGACGGCAGCTCGGCCCAGAGCGCCAGGAGCCCCACCAGGAGGACGATGCTGCTGGACTTCACCATGGTGCTGTGGGGAGCCGGCTCCGACTGTCCAGACCTACCCAGGCTGGACTTTAAGCGTTCCCACAGGCGGGGCTgcagccggggagggaggggactggTTCCCAGGTGATTTAGAGGAGAGTCGCTCTCCCTCTTCATTCCATTGCACAATCCGCAGGTATCAGGTATCTGCTCTGGCCCGCCTGCGAACCAGGAAGTGAGAGCTCAGAAGGGACCCAGCATCTTCTGTAGTACACAGTGGGCAGGCTGACAGCACGCTGCTGCGGCTCCCGGGCAGCCCCCCAGAGCCACCGCTGGCCCCCAGACAGGGGGGGCCAGGGCAATTCAAGAACTTGCTTCTTATGCGGGTTTCTTGGGAGCAGCTGGGGTTTGCAGCTCCCCCGGGGGTGTTTCTGTGCGTGGCACATCTCAGTGGCTGCTGCGTCCTGGTGAGCGGGAGAATCGCTGGCTGACCATGCTCCGTGCATTGCTGAGTGTGGCACCGAATAGCTGTGCCCTCATGGCCCATCGAGACGGACGGCTCAGTGTCCGAGAGCTGGTGCAGCGGGAGCAGCCTGGGTCCCCCCAAACTGCAGCAGGCTGGACACAGGAACCCAAGGACTGTGATTTCATCAAGTCACAGAACTTAAGGCCAAAAGAGACCCTtcgatcatccagtctgacctcgcGTAGCTCCCAGGCCACCAAATTTCTCCCGGCCCCCAGTGCTGAGCCCAACCACCTGTGGTTGACTAAAGCACCTCCCAGAAAGGCTCCAGCCTGCATGAGAAGCATCGAGAGGAGACTCCACATTTCCCTGGGGAGTTGGTCCAGTGGCTGATCGCTGCCTGCACTGTTAACAGTCTGTGCCTTACGCCTGACTGACCGTCTAActtccagcccccggctcctgttCTGCCGTTCCCCACCAGATTAACCAGCCCTGCACTGCCTGGGACTTTCTCTCCAGCGAGGGAGGTAACAGGGAAATGTTGAATGGCATtgggcctagaactgatcccttAGCAACCCCCTTAGAAACGCCCCCCTGCACTGACGCTTCCCTGCTTTGGGTTGGGGCCGGGGCGCACTGACTCCCTACGGCTTGTGGGAATCACTCAAGCACAGCTCTGCTGCAGGAGCCTCTGGGGTGGAAAACAACTGCCACTGTGCTAGCAACGCTCCCGCCTCGTGTTtgggaggggacaggaagaaCCTGCAGAACCTATAGTAGCTAAAGGCCTGATGGAGCACAATGGAGCTAACATGAGCGCAGGCCCTCGGAGAGCACGGGGATGGGCTCCCCTGCATACAGTGAGCCCACCCAGGGCTGAGAGCAGTTCCCACTGTCCCAGGTCAGAGGAAGTGGAGCAGTTCGGCTGAACCAAAAGCCTGGGAGCATTGGGATGGGAGTAGCAGATGCTGCACCCATCCCTGTAGCCACCCAGTAGCAGAGTCCTTTCACAGACCGTAATGAATTCAGCGTCTCAGTGCGCTCAAGAAGTAAGGGAGGGTGTTGTCACTCCATGTTATGGAGCATGGCAGGTGAACGTCCACGTCTCCTTATCCCCACAtctcaggtggggaaactgaggcacagccagAGACTGGCTTGCTCCAGGCAACATTGGACACGGAAACAGCATCTGCTGCAGACAGATGTGTCCGTGTCACAGGGACACGGCACAGGCTTTGGGCACACGCCTGGGCTCCGGGCAAGCTCTTGAGGCTCTGAGGTCACACCGAGTTTGGCAGCTCTGTCCCTGTGCACATTGTCAAGTAATTTAAAGTCCAGAATCAACAATGAGGCAAGGTGTGGAGCAGCCATAAATCAACAGGCTGTTTGCTCTCGCACACTCTGCTCTGGGAGTGCGGGAGCGTCTACGTAATAACAAAGCCAGGGCTGACATCGCAGGAGAGGGCGAGGAGAGGGCTCTTTCATATAACCCACACCTGTGCCGGGACTCCGTCAGAGCGAGGAAAAGGGAGGACAAAGCAGGGAGTGAACCCCATAAatccttccccatggccccatggggaggggcagcagccacGTGTTGATCCGTGTGTGGGGCCCACTCCTCCACCAGGCACCGGCGGAGGCACGCTCCCAGATTACCTAGTGTCTGATCTACACACACAGGCCCAGCTGTGTCATGCACAGGCTGGAGAGCTACATGCCCAGCCGGCTACCGACGGCCACGTGTGTGCACAGCTGGGGGAGCTGAGCTGAGGCGCACAGATTGCATGTCTGGAGCAGGTGTCAACACCAGGTACCAGGGGGGTCCttgctcccagggccggctccaggcaccagcgaaggaagcaggtgcctggggcggcccatagaaaggggcggcactccgtccgttgttggggcggcacgtccgggtcgtTGTCgtcggcacttcggcggcagctcattcggcggcgggtccttcactccctgtctTCCTCCTCGGCggcactgttttgttttgttttttcaccgcttggggcggcaaaaaagctggagccggcccctgCTGACGCCAGGACTCGGGCCGTGGGGAAGACCGATGCCTCAGCACCTTTCAACTGCATCACAGTAACAGTGTCCAGCCCTCGTACCCCACAGCAGCCAGTGACAGTTGGCTTTGATGATGTAAACTTCTAGCTTTGGTTTCCATTGGCTGGTGCTGTTGTCACTCAGTAGCCTTGCTAGAGCGCTGCGTTGATGGTGCTCCGGTTTCTCTCGCTTGGAGCAGACTCTGGTTCTACTGGTGAAGCTGAAGCAAGCACTCTCTCTGAAGTGGTGCCCGTTCACGTTCCCCTCCGATCACaacagcacagggagctggactgtAGCACTGCAGCTCCCGGAGAGCTCTCTGCATCCCCATCTGGAGAGGAtggcggcggggggtggggtccGTTTCCACCAGAGGGACTGGCATAGGGACATGGACGTCGCCCTGCGGCATCTGGGGAAGCCTAAGGTGACCTGAGACAATCCCCAAGAGTGGCAGGCAGGTTGTCAGCTCTTGTGGCAGGGAGCGACttgtgttctgtttgtacagcgcctagcaccacaGGTCTGTGGTCCATGACGGGGGCTCCAAGGTGCTATGATGATACAGATATCAGATAATACCAGGCAACATGCTAAATGGTGCTTCCTCTTCCACCACAGCCAGGAAATCCTGGGAGAGTCCATTGTTTGGCTGCCCACCTGCCGAGGACCCTGTGTGCTGCCCACACATGGGACACAGGAACGGACCAGTTATGAGTTGCCAGCATCAAACCCCTCCCCATGGCGGACCCAGGCCTGTTAGAAGGGCTTGGGGGAGTTGACTTTGGCAGGGCTGAAGACTGCCACAGAGAGCCCCGCTGAGCAAGGGGGCTGCACCCCTAGCCCTAATCAGACTGCCCCTTGCGAAGGAGAACCCGCTGTCCCGTCTACCTTGGCAGGAGAGAGTCAGAGCTGGCCCTATGAGGCCCATGGCCGCGGTGCAAAGGGCAGAACCTCAAAGTGTCTCCACGGGGATCTGAGCCAATTGTCCTCTGCCCAGCTCAGCCCACGGGACGCACCTGTCGGCCCAAGAAGCACTTGGAACCGTACTGATAGCTGAGCTCCAAAGAGCTCCAAAGAGTGGGCCCCTCTGCTTCCCCTTGGCTGTTGGGAGCAGCCAGTGTTCCAGCTACTGGCCAGCACCCGCTAAACTGTGTCCCTTCCCTCGTGGGTCCTGTCAGCTCCCGACACGGCAGCTTTACCAGTTTGCCTGGCGTGGTGCTCCTGTTGATGGTTAGGTGGCCTTGGCGGGATGGCGACCCGAACCCCCTGGACCTTTATAACAAGCCATCTAGAGGCCCAaggcagcagggagcccagagaTGTGCTCCATAGCAGAAGGGAACAGGTAAACCAGTGAGCAGGCTGGAGCGAGGCCCCTGCTTTCTGTGACCCTGTGCCGGGAGATGGATTCACGGCCGGCTGGACAGAATGGCTTCACTCTCTACAGCTGCCCTGTGGCACCGATGGAGAATTGGCTGCACCCAGAGACACCAAATGACCTTTCCATTCTCTCTATTCCCAGCTGGGAGTGCCATTTCCCCCTCGCCCTCACCGGAGTCCCTGGCAGGTTTGCACCGAGCCCAAGGTTACACCGTGACCCCTGGGAGATTAACTGCTCAAAGACCTGTTCTGGTTTGAGCCGCCTTCAGCCAGCCGGAGCGCCTGAGGGGGAATTAACTCGCTGGCATCAGTTCCGAGAAAGGAGCCCGGACTCTCGCTTGGATTTGGTCCAAGCCTCGGCACTCATACCTGGGAGCTGGAAAGAGTCTGACTCTCTTTCTACGTGTGACATTTCCCAAGATGCTCACATTCCACTCGTGCCAGGGCGTCACAGTAGGACCAGGCTGCTTCCTGGTCACGATACCGTCTCCTCCTTCCTGATCGTTTTCTACAtgagcagggcaggtggggagggggctcctcAGAAGCCAGGCTGCCAGCTGAGCTCCCCAAGTGCCTGAAGCTCTCCCCGGCCTGGCTCTCTCCACAGTGCAGGTCCAGACCCGGCTGGGGTTGGCAGCTTGGAGGGGCGCTGGACCCAGGAGCCCAAAGGAGCTTGGTGTCTGCTGACAGCTGGCAGACCCAGTCCCAGCCCGCCTGGTGCTCCTGGTGAGATGTTCCCGACGGGCCCACGCGGGAGGCGGAGGACTAGCCGGCCTGCTCCTTCCACCTGGGCTCTAGCaaggggctccccccacagcagggcTGGCATGATGACACAGTGAGGTTGTTCGGGCTCCGCAGGCCTGGACAGGATGGGGCCCGTTGCCACCACCGCTGTGTTGCCATCCCTGGGTGCACCCCTGGATTTAGGGGGACGGGGCCCTGAGGGCAAGTCTGGTCCCTTGCGAGTAGCAGTGAGGTTAGCCAGTGCAAccccccccatcacacacacacccacacacctgtGCAGGGAGAGCGGTAAATGATTACAAGCTGTGGCTTGTCTAATTGCTACGGTTCCCAGGGAAGTGACCCCAGGCGACCTCTCCCCTGTTCCACAGCATTTCTCAGCTGTGGGGGGGGACGCCCTTggcttgttttgtttcagtttttgccCCGTCTCTGGCCCTTTCCTtttgctctcccagcaggggaGGCTCTGagatgtggggagaagggagggccCTGCCCAGAGCCAGATACGCTCCTGGGTGTGGCCTGGCTCGGTCCCCCAGCGCTGCATCTCACAATGTCTTGCCCCTTTGACAGAAAGGCCAGACCCTAGTCCCAGCcccagggaggaagggaagcccatttcctgcagctgcctggccttagccctgccccctgggcgCTGTCCTAGGCAgtgagggcggggggaggggggcggctgaCGGGCCGGCGGGAGGATCAGGGGAGTACTGGCGCTGAAGGGCCGGAGAGCTGCTCCCCACACTGGGGTTTGTGTTCTGAGCTCTCCCACCTCGGTGCAGCCCTAGGGAGACCCCGGCCGCCGCACCGCATTGTCGATGGCTGCCAGCGGGGCTGCAGGTGGAATCCACAGCTCCACGCCCTGAGTGCATGGCCCACGCTCTCCACCTGGGGCCCCACCACTTCCCTACAGCCCCCTCGATCGTTCCTGCCCCCGTCCACTAGCCCAGTCGCTGGTCCTGGGGACCCTGGCCCAACCCCGGGCCAGCCTCTGTGCTGGGAGCCAGAGGGCGGGGGAGTGTCAGACTCATCCCCAGCATCGCCAGGAAGACACGAGCTGTGGCCAGGACAGTGATCTCTGCCTGGCACTCCAGCTCAGCTGCAGTAGGGCCATGCCCCCGTACTCAGGATCAAGGTATAGCGCTGCCCACCCTCTGCTcccagtgcactaaccactgggcgCACCCAGCCCCTCACAGCAACACACGCACGGCAGGGAGCCCTGTCACCCACGTCCCGCCCCGGGCTCCTCCATCAGGCGTATGGGCacggggaagggggctgggagaggggccatgcctggctgctgCTGTTTGCACTCACCCCGGGGCCAGAACCGGGTCTGGGGCCTGACTTGTCCAGCCGCAGGGGGCAGCTCGGCCCAGAGGGCCAGGAGTCCcatgagaaggaggaggaggatggtccCTGGCTTCATGGTGCTGCTGGTGTGAGTGCCCTGCGCTGAGCCCGGCCGGATTTATACTCGCCAGGGCCCGGCTGGGTGAGCAGGGGGCAGGTCTCCTTCTGGAGACGTGTCCTTTCATTTCACTGTCGGCCCTGCCCCAGGCAGTGTCACGAGCCGAGAAATCATTTACCCCGGCACCGTTCCAGCTGGACCAGGGTGTCTGCGGGGCCAcgggggggctggaggaacccagccacCCATTCTCGTCAGTAAAGAAACGTGTGTCCGAGCGCTGCCTGAGACACCCCAGCGCCAGCACTCTGGGAAACAAAAAGCTGGGTCCCTTTGGGGGAGCCTCACTGGTCCCAAGGAACTTGCCCCTCACCCGGTTAACACGGGGGCCGTGCAAGGGCAGAGACTTGAGCCAGGCTAGTcggggagcccagagcagctcAGCGGGCAATGCCAGGGACTCGCCACCGCACACTAGTGCTGcactctctgctcctggcccaggCAGCGTCTGAGACGGGGCCGTTGTGTCGCACTGCTCAGGGAGGCTGCCGGGGCCTGGTCTTTGACAGTTTGGGCCCAGAGCCCCGCCACGACTGCACGTATAGGCTGGGTGGGTGCAGACACACAGGCCCCTAGCCAGCCATTCACAAGCACGACTCCCCCACTTTGTGCATGCTTACTGTGATTGCACGTGCAAACGATGCACACACATTTTTGCATGGCCACCTTGTGAAAATCTGTGTATCTGTGCATATGTTCAACCAACTCCCTCTGCCACCTTGCAGTGCCCTGTGGCAGGGCTGCCAGCCACGGGCATgtacagcccctgcacccccctagggaAGCAGCAACAGTGGGAGGAAATGAACCCGGGGTGCTCTGGAGATCTGCAGGCACCTG from Malaclemys terrapin pileata isolate rMalTer1 chromosome 12, rMalTer1.hap1, whole genome shotgun sequence includes the following:
- the LOC128846430 gene encoding WAP four-disulfide core domain protein 2-like, with the translated sequence MKRESDSPLNHLGTSPLPPRLQPRLWERLKSSLGRSGQSEPAPHSTMVKSSSIVLLVGLLALWAELPSASGQNITKKEGVCPDTVVEAANCTEQCQADSDCEENLKCCQTSCGWSCQLPNVKPGSCPLVSGGIPLLGLCKNQCTVDSQCTGTMKCCINGCRKRACVRPNF